In one window of Macrotis lagotis isolate mMagLag1 chromosome 5, bilby.v1.9.chrom.fasta, whole genome shotgun sequence DNA:
- the NDUFA10 gene encoding NADH dehydrogenase [ubiquinone] 1 alpha subcomplex subunit 10, mitochondrial, with translation MATLLLSPRAARAVAPVLWVRGLGAVGAPRAAGIHTGLQHLRQYGPLSYILGERTTKRFTQKSKVITLDGNIRSGKSELAKQLAEKLGMKHFPEVDIHYLEKHSGDGTILSSELGANCSLEKFYDNPRSNDGNSYRLQAWLYCNRLLQYADALEHLLSTGQGVVLERSIFSDFVFLEAMFKQGFIRKQCVDHYNEIKRLTTPQYLPPHLIIYIDLPVPEILRKIQEKGNAHEKKITDAYLQDIENAYKKTFLPEMSKNCEILQYTAKEAKDVEKILEDFDYVKFDKGPWLEQNDRSLHHMRMLVQNKYEVMNYTTVPIYLPELTIGAHQCDRLYHQFRELKGHKYSPGYNAEVGDKWIWLK, from the exons ATGGCTACCCTTCTCCTGAGCCCCCGCGCGGCCCGGGCCGTGGCCCCCGTGCTGTGGGTGCGCGGGCTCGGGGCCGTGGGCGCCCCACGCGCG GCAGGAATTCATACAGGTTTGCAGCACCTAAGGCAATATGGTCCCTTGTCCTATATCCTTGGTGAGAGAACTACAAAGAGATTCACTCAGAAAAGCAAAGTGATAACCTTGGATGGCAACATACGTTCCGGGAAAAGCGAGCTCGCAAAACAGTTGGCAGAAAAACTAG GTATGAAACACTTTCCTGAAGTCGACATCCATTACTTGGAGAAGCACTCTGGGGACGGAACCATTTTGAGTTCAGAGCTGGGGGCCAACTGCAGCTTGGAGAAGTTTTATGACAATCCCCGGAGTAATGACGGCAACAGTTATCGCTTGCAGGCCTGGCTCTACTGTAACCGCCTTCTGCAGTATGCTGATGCCCTGGAACATCTGCTGAGCACAG GACAAGGTGTAGTTCTGGAGCGCTCCATCTTCAGTGACTTTGTCTTCTTGGAGGCCATGTTCAAGCAAGGATTCATTCGCAAACAGT gCGTGGACCACTACAATGAAATCAAGCGCCTCACCACCCCTCAGTATTTGCCACCTCATCTGATTATATACATTGATTTGCCTGTTCCTGAGATCCTGAGGAAAATTCAGGAGAAAGGAAAT GCCCACGAGAAGAAGATCACAGATGCCTATCTACAGGACATTGAGAATGCCTACAAGAAAACCTTCCTTCCAGAAATGAG taaAAATTGTGAGATTTTACAGTATACTGCAAAGGAAGCAAAGGATGTTGAGAAG ATTTTGGAAGATTTCGACTATGTCAAGTTTGATAAGGGACCTTGGCTGGAGCAAAATGACCGTTCTCTCCACCACATGAGGATGCT GGTCCAGAATAAATATGAGGTCATGAATTACACCACCGTTCCCATCTACCTCCCGGAGCTCACCATTGGAGCTCATCAGTGTGACCGGCTGTATCACCAGTTCAGAGAG